The Scophthalmus maximus strain ysfricsl-2021 chromosome 14, ASM2237912v1, whole genome shotgun sequence region ttttccactttattctaGTTTACTACTATTGTATGTACATtgttatctttattttatttttcttcacacttgCTTTGACAATGTAAACATTCTGTTTTCTTCCCATGCCAATAAACGGAATTTGAATTGAGTTGATGTACAAGTTGAGatagaactctctctctctctctcgctctcactctctctccctatctctctctcacactccccccctctctctctctctccctccctctctctctctccctccctctccctccctctctctctctctctctctccctccccctctctctctctctctctctccctccctccctccccctctctctccctccctccctccccccctctctctctctctctctctctctctctctctctctctctctctctctctctctctctctctcccaccctctctctctctccctctttatgCTGCCGTGGCTCCTCTCCGTTGAACCAACCAATGTGGGCGTGGTTTTCCAAACcatccagccaatcacagtTACCCACGATCGGGTCGGTTGCATGTTTCTGCtctgctactgtgtgtgtgtgtgtgtgcgtgagagtaAGTGGGGGGACAGGGAAGCAATGCAGAAAACCACTCATGTTATGGGACAGTTGAGGATAAAGCGAGTTATTATTAGTTAAAACTACGTCGGCTCAGCTCGTGCGGGGACATCGGGAGAACGCGGACTCGTCAGATCAACATTCCACCATGGTGTCCGTTGACCATGTAGCTCACAGAATACTGACTTACATCCCGTATGTTCTCGTTCTGATTGACATGCGATACGAAGGTAAGAAGCTGACATATTCACTCGAACTGCACTTTACTGAGCCAAGCTAACGACAGCAAACCAACTTCACGCTTCCATAACTTCCAGACAGCCTGCTGCTTTTTGTCAACAAAACCCACAACAGTGTCGGCTAATGTTAAGCTAGCTAGTCGGTTGTATCGAGGTTAGcctttatttccttgttggctTTTTTGAGCAATTAGCTTGTTTTCTGCCTTCAGGTGATTTAAAAACTACTTTGGTAACGTTAGTCAACGAGCTAACTAACATGCTGTTCACTTCAACcatgcagctgcagcttcacGTCGAAGTCGTCTCCGGCGTCACAACGTCACACCTGTCAGTGGTGGTCGGTCGTGCACGTGAATGCACCACGACAGGAGAGAAACGACACCGTGGtcgttagtgtgtgtgtgtgtgtgtgtgtgtgtgtgtgtgagaaaaaaatcatgctgAGTATGTTGTGCGCGTGTTCCAGGGGTGACGTGTGGACGGGACGGGAGCGTGGACAATCACATAGAGATGGGGAAGAAGCTGCTCGCTGCCGGTCAGCTGGCCGATGCCCTCTCTCACTTCCACGCGGCTGTAGGTAAGTGAAGTGTCCCATGACCTACACAGCTACTTTAGTCTCCCCTTCTAGTGCAAAACTTTGTTCTCACTCATGtttacattgttgtttttgtcagacgGAGACCCCAAGAACTACATGGCCTACTACAGGAGAGCCACGGTGTTCCTGGCAATGGGGAAGTCGAAGTCTGCGCTGCCGGATTTGAGCAGAGTCATTGAGCTCAAACCAGACTTCACATCGGTAAATGATGACTGTCATGTCCCACTGCAGCCTCACCgggaacacacactgtactgtactgtactgtacttctGACAGAGCAATGTGAGAAACGCATCCGATCCGATAAAAGGAATTAGCTACTACAGATGTTTAGCCAGCACTGCTCCCGGTCGACCACATGACCCAAATCACTTCAGTAAACTTTGCAATACTCAGTTTCTATCTGTgcaatttgattgttttttgtgcaaTCCTTTCATATTCTGCTTGCattgtatatagtatttctaatgttttaatatttacttttgtTCATATTTCTTGTTTACTTATCCATTACttgtttttactgatgtttcttctatttttaataCCTCCTTTGCTGCTGAAACAAGGCAAATTTCCTCATTGTTGGACTTATAAaagattatcttattttatcttatcttatcagtTTATTTCACCTGAAGGCACAACTATGCTGGGAAACCGGTTAGCTGTGTTGACAAgactgttttatattttcttttaagttctctttctctctaaaCAGGCACGACTTCAGAGAGGTAATCTCCTCCTGAAGCAGGGCAGGCTCGACGAAGCAGAGAGTGACTTCAAGAAGGTGGTAAGTATAGCATAGTCATATCCAGTTTGAACCGATGGAGAAGTCGTCATTATTTATCAGTGTTGATCCAGTAGCCGGGTCTCGTAGTGGAACTAAACTTGGGCATAAGGGCGCAGCTAAACGTGGTTTCAATACGATTTAGAATACAGACAATCGGTGGAGTGAGCCCCCCTCCCTTCTATGCTCCTCCAGGAGCTCTTTCTCCCAAATTCATGGACATATGTATTCCTATTTACTGTGTATgaaaaaacagcacacacacacacacagaagggacagctagcggaccgtgaggagaTAGTaactgaatttgaatttttgtaTTGGATTAGAGTCGCTTGCTCTACCTTTAACAAAACCCTTAGAAACCAACTACCAAATTAAGTGATACACAGAGGCCCCATTATACGATATGAAACTGGCGCACCCTGCATCCATAAACCATCTTACAAGATGTAGATGATTAATAAATCGGCAGCAAACTCTCCTTCGGGGATCATTTAAAGGTGCTTGTTAAGGATTAAGACTAGCTAATGCGTTCTCCATTAGAAATACAATTTTAGACCCAAGTTTTGCAAAACACCCCCAGAAGATATAAATGCCCTTGTCATATCTACTATGAGGTTAAACCGATGTAACAGCCCAAAATACGACCCACTCCCCAGACTATACCCAGGGTTAAAGTGGGCTAGTTTGTTTTATACCCTCGGGTATAAAACTGGACTTAATAACTCGTAAACTAAACTGGACTTGTACAGGTTAAATGGTCACAGAGCAAAGCATAGACAATGTTCAACTCTGATGCCTTCCACTTCAAGAAAGCAAGGAATTACATTTCCAGTTGAGGCCCGTTGGCATCTGGACTTGTACGGTTTTTACATGGACAATATTCTGCCGGTGTAATGTCAAGGAATCTGGCCAGAGCTGCACGTTGTTCTGCTGCCTCAGCAGTCCATAATGTTGGCCCAGTGTAATGCGTCACATTTATGCAATTGCGCTTTTCCCTAAGCTGAGTTAGCAGGAAATGCCTAAAGGGTAGCCAGGTCTCCCTGTAAAGGATGTCTCATTAGCCGAGATTGCTCTCGTGAATATGATGACCTATATGATGGGGAGGATTATAATGTAATGGGTGGAGGGAATAGTGAGCACTGCGGTGATTGGCAGTGCTTCCAGGAGGCAAAGTTGGCCACTACAATCTCTCTAGAATCTAAGCGCTCATATTGGAACACAGAGGTGACAGGATAAAGCTTTGTTAAGTACACATAGTTTATAGTATAATTTTGTTGCGTCACTCTAGCTTTTCTCCCGATAGTGACGTTGTGACAACAGATACTTGATACAATGTCTTTCCTCATAATCTCACAGCTGAAGTCCAACCCCAGcgacaaagaggagagagaggcccAGAGTCAGCTGACAAGCTCTGACGAAATCCAGCGACTGGTGGCTCTGGCCCGCAGTAGCTACAGCAGCCAGGATTACATGACGGCTGCTGCCCAGCTTGACACTATCATCGAAGTAAGTGTCGTAGCCTGTCAGCATTGCCCGATTTTGACTTCAAGCGTTTAATAAATTCATCAAGCGCTGCAGTTTGTTAAGAGTTCTTCTCCACCTGTCACAGACTTGCGTTTGGGATGTAACTTCTCGGGAGATGCGAGCGGAGTGTTTCATCCAGATGGGAGAGATGGGGAAGGCCGTCAGCGACCTTAAAGCTACATCCAAGTTAAAGAGTGACAACACACAGGCGTTCTACAAACTCAGCACCATCTACTATAACCTTGGAGACCATGAGATGTCCCTCAAGTAAGACCAATTTGCAGactacttttttggggggaggaaGCTCCAACACAGATATTCTGTGCCAGGATGAAATTGTGTGTcactatagctgctttcagacatgcactgtaaGGGGCTGTATGTCAGAACGCAAATGTACACTTTTCCTGCTAgtaaaatgtccaagtgagcccatgtaaCACATGGTTATCACAGATAAACCAGAGAGGAGCCAGGATCATACATATTATCTAAgcatatatttcatttaatggaatattggtttaaaaacaattcaaacttTAGCATTAAACTTTCACGATAACCTCAAAGTTAAAGTCAGAACACCTCAAGCTTCACCAAAGTGTTGTTACAGGTGGACTGTTGTGTGCtcttgttatttgttttttgtccacaccGTGTAAGATGGCAACAAAGCACACGCACATGTACATCGGGTAACATCAGAAATGTGCCTGTTGTAACCGCTCttaccttcctcctcctctgatgtgCAGCGAAGTGCGCGAGTGCCTGAAGCTGGATCCTGATCACAAGCAGTGTTACAGCCATTACAAGCAGGTGAAGAAGCTCAACAAACAGATCCAGTCTGCAGAGGCACTCATCCAagagcagaggtgtgtgtgtgtgtgtgtgtgtgtgtgtgtgtgtgtgtgtgtgtgtgtgtgtgtgtgtgtgtgtgtgtgtgtgtgtgtgtgtgtgtgtgtgtgtgtgtgtgtgtgtgtgtgtgtgtgtgtgtgtgtgtgtgtgtgtgtgtgtgtgtgtgtctgcctgcctgcctgcctgcctgcctgcctgcctgcctatTGTTCAGGCAATAGTGTATCGgtgtaaattcaaaataatatccCCCACTGAATTCCAGGAACTGCGTCCTGATCCTCAGCATGCAAAACCCCATATTAATGAGAACGGATGTCacttcatatttgacatttaccCGAGATATCATATTCACGAGATTAAACTAAGAGAATATCAGTGGCACGATGCTTGTGGGTGCAAcgatctgtgtgtgttgcattgttGTTGAAACACTTTTTCCTGCCTCTTGCGCTTTCAGGTACGAAGACGCCGTGAGCAAATACGAGGCGGTGGTGAAGACTGAGCCCAAAGtgcttcatttctctctccttgcCAAGGAGCGTATCTGCCACGCGCTGGCACAGGTAAAGATCCCTCACTGCTGCCACAAGATGTATTAACTCACTCTgtgcgttttcttttttgtttgttgtattaaCTCACTCTGTGCTTCCTACCAGGGTCAGCAGGGCAGCAGGGCCATCCCAGTGTGTAGTGAAGTCCTCCAGTCGGACCAAGAGAACGTGAACGTGCTGAAGGACAGAGCCGAGGCCTACATCCAGGAGGAACAGTATGAGGAAGGTAAGCCTGTCACATAAGCTGcgtcttatttttcattttagtaCAGTCGGTCTGTTAAATGTCCATACTCTGAGACAAGGACACGCTAAACACTGTTGAGCCCATTCATCCATTTCTGTAGAAACAGTTCATGGACACAGTGTGAATTGGTTGAAGacagcaaagacaaaaattTGTGTAGATTGTATCAGTAAGCTTTCTTAACGTTTaacaatttttatttctatttcttcttcttcttcaccattttacctgctttttttttttaaagatgtcaaAGTGACACTTGTTATGAGAACACAGTTATTGACCCTTACCTTAATACAATTGCTGGTATTATAATGGACTGGATTATATTGAGAGTTTGTTTTCTAATCTTTGTACCCCAACATGTAGTTGTGGCCACTGAGTGTATGTTGTAATAACCTCAACTCCCAATTGAAAATTGATGTCATGGCAGGAGTTTTACACAAGGGGTCCTTGTAGCACTATACAGAATACACAGCGAAATTAAGGGAAGCGTCTAACCAACCGATCATTAAATCACAATATGTGTGAATTTGAATTCACAAATTAAAGAACTAAATGTTGGCAAATAAAAAGTTCTCCATATATATTTTGGTAAAAGCCTGTAACTACTATTTCTAACTTCATTGTCAGTGTTTCAGAAGCAGGTATAATAGCCCTTAAGATAGAGAGCTGCCCTTAACTACCGGCGTTATGACTTTATGCAGAATTTGCAGCAATTTACTGTCTCCATAAAGCTCTCGGAGGCAGGATTAGGATAAAAACCACAGTTTCCTTCATCACTTGTTAAATCAACTAATAGGTCTGCTAGTCCATAATCTTTATCGGAATCCTTGCCTGTATTTTACATGAATCCGTCAGTTaagtttgaaattgtaaacCATCCTTCCcacctcagtgtgtttgtg contains the following coding sequences:
- the dnajc3a gene encoding dnaJ homolog subfamily C member 3a codes for the protein MVSVDHVAHRILTYIPYVLVLIDMRYEGVTCGRDGSVDNHIEMGKKLLAAGQLADALSHFHAAVDGDPKNYMAYYRRATVFLAMGKSKSALPDLSRVIELKPDFTSARLQRGNLLLKQGRLDEAESDFKKVLKSNPSDKEEREAQSQLTSSDEIQRLVALARSSYSSQDYMTAAAQLDTIIETCVWDVTSREMRAECFIQMGEMGKAVSDLKATSKLKSDNTQAFYKLSTIYYNLGDHEMSLNEVRECLKLDPDHKQCYSHYKQVKKLNKQIQSAEALIQEQRYEDAVSKYEAVVKTEPKVLHFSLLAKERICHALAQGQQGSRAIPVCSEVLQSDQENVNVLKDRAEAYIQEEQYEEAIKDYETAAKHSENDRQIKEGLDKAQRLLKQSQRRDYYKILGVKRNAQKKEIIKAYRKLAQQWHPDNFQDPEEKKRAEKKFIDIAQAKEVLTDPEMRTKFDHGEDPMDPESQQGHHQHFRGGFQSGYQGFNPFGSGPFNFKFNFN